Proteins encoded by one window of bacterium:
- a CDS encoding aminotransferase class IV yields the protein MPLVYFNGAFVADADARVSIFTHALHYGTAVFEGIRSYGDGQRAHIFRGDDHYERLRANASLLAMDFPWTPAELTALSVELLRRNRFFDDRYIRPLLFKNGAEFGAGLPPGETLAIMAAPAPHGPGTGRPIRATWSKWRRFPAAACPAGAKIAGLYVNSSLARAEAIARGYDQPILLAMDGQVAEGYGANLFAVFGDQVTTPPAAADILPGITRATLIEYFQKHPDLHLTVEPLAPERLQQADEAFFCGTGMEILPIGSIEGKPLAHHEQSGPVTTAARAWYRNLVTGGLPGFGHWLTVVS from the coding sequence ATGCCGCTGGTTTACTTCAACGGCGCCTTTGTCGCCGACGCCGACGCCCGTGTCTCGATCTTCACGCATGCCCTGCACTACGGCACCGCGGTCTTCGAGGGGATCCGTTCCTATGGCGACGGCCAACGCGCGCACATTTTCCGCGGCGATGACCATTACGAGCGTCTGCGCGCCAACGCCAGTCTGCTGGCGATGGACTTTCCCTGGACCCCGGCGGAATTGACCGCGCTGTCCGTCGAGCTTTTGCGCCGCAATCGTTTCTTCGATGACCGCTACATCCGCCCGCTGCTTTTCAAAAACGGCGCCGAGTTCGGCGCCGGTCTGCCGCCGGGGGAGACGCTGGCGATCATGGCTGCGCCGGCCCCGCATGGCCCCGGCACAGGACGGCCCATCCGCGCGACCTGGTCGAAGTGGCGGCGTTTCCCGGCCGCCGCCTGTCCCGCCGGCGCCAAGATTGCCGGTTTGTATGTGAATTCATCGCTGGCGCGCGCCGAGGCGATCGCGCGCGGCTACGATCAACCCATCCTGCTGGCCATGGATGGCCAGGTGGCGGAAGGGTATGGCGCCAATCTCTTCGCCGTCTTCGGCGATCAAGTCACCACACCGCCCGCCGCCGCCGACATACTTCCCGGTATCACCCGCGCGACGTTGATCGAGTATTTCCAGAAACACCCCGACCTGCATCTCACCGTCGAGCCGCTGGCGCCGGAGCGACTGCAGCAGGCCGACGAGGCCTTCTTCTGCGGCACCGGCATGGAGATTCTCCCCATCGGTTCCATCGAGGGCAAGCCCCTGGCCCACCATGAGCAGTCCGGTCCGGTCACCACTGCGGCACGCGCGTGGTACAGAAATCTCGTCACCGGCGGTCTCCCCGGATTTGGCCACTGGCTGACCGTGGTGTCTTAA